Proteins co-encoded in one Campylobacteraceae bacterium genomic window:
- a CDS encoding ATP-binding cassette domain-containing protein, giving the protein MVQTVNLKKAYGSRVLFQDINVKLDSGKRYGLIGANGAGKTTFLKILSGIEDATDGEVQVQNGKKIGTLGQNQFAYEEYSIFDTVLLGNKRLYDAIKEKEKLYLEEYTDAIGDKLGELEIICCEEDPTYEYDIKITKILEDLGFPASKQNDLMSSITGGDKFKVLLAQVLYPKPDALFLDEPTNNLDIATIGWLENRLQHHDGTMVVISHDRHFLNAVCTNILDVDYKQIREFSGNYDDWYIASMVIAKQNEKDVNKKLKEKDELEKFITRFSANASKAKQATSRQKQLDKLNVGSIKVSSRRDPAIIFKQKREVGKEILTLKNVSKSFDGKVVLNDITFTVEKEDKIAVIGPNGIGKTTLCEVMVENIKADSGDILWGATIQNGYFPQNATDLIEGDITLYDWLRAFDRDADISEIRNCLGRMLFNGTEQEKQVKACSGGEKHRMMLSKIMLEQPNFMILDEPTNHLDLEAIIALGEGLLAYAGSVICVSHDRELLDVYANRIIEIQADGSIIDFKGSYEEFSELKSSQVNKKK; this is encoded by the coding sequence ATGGTACAAACAGTTAATCTTAAAAAAGCTTACGGCTCAAGAGTTTTATTTCAAGATATTAATGTCAAGTTAGATTCAGGGAAAAGATATGGTTTAATCGGCGCAAATGGTGCTGGAAAAACTACATTTCTTAAAATATTATCAGGTATTGAAGATGCTACAGATGGTGAAGTTCAAGTTCAAAATGGTAAAAAAATTGGAACCTTGGGGCAAAATCAATTTGCGTACGAAGAGTATTCAATTTTTGATACCGTTCTTTTAGGAAATAAAAGACTTTATGATGCAATTAAAGAAAAAGAAAAACTGTATTTAGAAGAATATACGGATGCAATTGGAGATAAATTAGGTGAATTAGAGATTATTTGCTGTGAAGAAGATCCAACGTATGAATACGATATTAAAATCACAAAAATTCTTGAAGATTTAGGTTTTCCTGCTTCAAAACAAAATGATTTAATGTCAAGCATTACAGGTGGAGATAAGTTTAAAGTCTTATTGGCACAAGTTTTATACCCAAAACCAGATGCATTATTTTTAGATGAGCCTACGAATAACTTGGATATTGCAACTATTGGATGGTTAGAAAACAGACTTCAACATCATGATGGAACAATGGTTGTTATTTCTCATGATAGACACTTTTTAAATGCTGTTTGTACAAATATTTTAGATGTTGATTATAAACAAATCAGAGAATTCTCAGGTAACTATGATGATTGGTATATAGCTTCAATGGTAATTGCTAAACAAAATGAAAAAGATGTTAACAAAAAATTAAAAGAGAAAGATGAATTAGAAAAATTCATTACACGATTCTCTGCAAATGCTTCAAAAGCAAAACAAGCAACATCAAGACAAAAACAACTTGACAAACTAAATGTTGGGTCTATCAAGGTTTCTTCAAGAAGAGATCCTGCTATTATCTTTAAACAAAAAAGAGAAGTTGGAAAAGAAATTCTAACACTTAAAAATGTAAGCAAATCTTTTGATGGAAAAGTTGTATTAAATGACATTACTTTTACTGTTGAAAAAGAAGATAAAATAGCTGTTATTGGGCCAAATGGTATTGGAAAAACTACATTATGTGAAGTAATGGTTGAAAATATCAAAGCAGATTCTGGTGATATTTTATGGGGAGCTACTATTCAAAATGGTTATTTTCCTCAAAATGCTACGGATTTAATTGAAGGTGATATTACTTTATACGATTGGTTAAGAGCTTTTGATAGAGATGCAGATATTTCTGAAATTAGAAACTGTTTAGGACGAATGTTATTTAATGGTACTGAGCAAGAAAAACAAGTAAAAGCGTGTTCTGGTGGTGAAAAACACAGAATGATGCTTTCTAAAATTATGTTAGAACAACCCAACTTTATGATTTTAGATGAGCCTACAAATCATCTTGATTTAGAAGCTATTATTGCACTTGGAGAAGGACTATTGGCTTATGCTGGTTCTGTTATTTGTGTATCTCATGATA
- a CDS encoding diguanylate cyclase — MKILIVDDSITLLQGLVSVLEHISPLEIFTAKSKQECANLLLQEKGKFDIAILDLGLPDAPDGEIILFMEKFSIPSIILTAKQYDKNNPLYKHDFIIDYVIKNGAYSLDYTAYVVQRFIDNSKVDVLVVDDSRSFSAKIKHLCKKYNINTILASCAEDAIKIMKSKNKIKLILVDYIMPGMNGLELTALMRKKYKKDEISIIALSSITDKEIVAKFLKYGANDFIYKDFSDEEFYARVNSNLDIIKLFEQSRDRANKDYMTGMYNRRYLFEKGRKIYEKAKKVDSYLSCAIIDIDKFKNINDQYGHDVGDIAIKHIPEILNTFLDNNNLISRVGGEEFCIISKNINEREILELYEEIRKAFEETIINIEDLKLKFTVSIGLTTSFASSFEDMLKQADLALYEAKETGRNKVILLK; from the coding sequence TTGAAAATACTTATTGTAGATGACAGCATAACGTTGTTGCAAGGATTGGTTTCTGTATTAGAACATATAAGTCCTTTAGAAATATTTACGGCAAAATCAAAACAAGAATGTGCCAATCTTTTACTTCAAGAAAAAGGTAAATTTGATATTGCTATTTTAGATTTAGGTTTACCAGATGCTCCTGATGGAGAAATAATACTATTTATGGAAAAATTTTCTATTCCCAGTATCATTTTAACAGCCAAACAATACGACAAAAATAATCCTTTATATAAACATGATTTTATAATTGATTATGTAATTAAAAATGGCGCTTATTCTCTTGATTATACGGCTTATGTTGTGCAAAGATTTATAGACAATTCAAAAGTTGATGTATTAGTAGTTGATGATTCCAGATCTTTTTCGGCAAAAATAAAACACTTATGTAAAAAATACAATATCAATACAATTTTAGCATCTTGCGCAGAAGATGCAATAAAAATCATGAAAAGTAAAAATAAAATCAAGTTAATATTAGTTGATTACATAATGCCAGGAATGAATGGCCTAGAACTTACTGCATTAATGCGAAAAAAATACAAAAAAGATGAGATATCAATTATTGCTTTATCTTCAATAACAGATAAAGAAATCGTTGCAAAATTTTTGAAATACGGTGCCAATGATTTTATTTACAAAGATTTTTCAGACGAAGAGTTTTATGCAAGAGTAAATTCTAATCTTGACATTATAAAACTTTTTGAACAAAGCAGGGATCGAGCAAATAAGGATTATATGACAGGAATGTATAACAGACGTTATTTGTTTGAAAAAGGAAGAAAAATTTACGAAAAAGCAAAAAAAGTAGACAGTTATCTTTCTTGTGCGATTATTGATATTGATAAGTTTAAAAATATAAATGACCAATATGGTCATGATGTGGGAGATATCGCCATTAAACATATTCCTGAGATTTTAAATACGTTTTTGGATAACAATAATTTAATATCCAGAGTCGGTGGAGAAGAGTTTTGTATTATTAGTAAAAACATCAATGAAAGAGAAATATTAGAACTTTATGAAGAAATCAGAAAAGCATTTGAAGAAACAATTATAAATATTGAGGATTTAAAACTTAAATTTACTGTTTCTATTGGACTTACCACTTCTTTTGCTTCTTCATTTGAAGACATGTTGAAACAAGCAGATCTTGCTTTATATGAAGCAAAAGAAACAGGAAGAAATAAAGTAATTCTTTTAAAATAA
- a CDS encoding NAD(P)H-dependent oxidoreductase has product MQKETNKTIFNEAMDFRHACKVFDDTKEIEESDFNYILEAGRKSPSSFGMEPWKFLVIKNEELKEKIKEVSWNQVQVTSASELIIVLAKIYDVKPESSIPGKRFARRDMSQEQYDFYLNLYANHLSDTLSSDSNIYAWTSKQTYLAVANMMTAAASIGIDSCPIEGFEKENLEKVLGLDTSKYQVSVVLPFGYRINEQSSQLRLSSSEVVEIIK; this is encoded by the coding sequence ATGCAAAAAGAAACAAATAAAACGATATTCAATGAAGCAATGGATTTTAGACATGCTTGTAAAGTTTTCGATGATACAAAAGAAATTGAAGAAAGTGACTTTAATTATATTCTAGAAGCAGGACGTAAATCACCATCTTCTTTTGGAATGGAACCTTGGAAGTTTTTAGTAATTAAAAACGAAGAACTTAAAGAAAAGATAAAAGAAGTGTCTTGGAATCAAGTTCAAGTTACAAGTGCTAGTGAATTAATAATTGTACTTGCCAAAATTTATGATGTAAAACCTGAGTCAAGTATTCCAGGTAAACGATTTGCTAGACGAGATATGTCTCAAGAACAATATGATTTTTACTTAAATTTATATGCCAATCATTTAAGTGATACTTTAAGTTCTGATTCAAATATTTATGCGTGGACTTCTAAACAAACATACTTAGCCGTAGCTAATATGATGACAGCAGCTGCTAGTATTGGAATTGATTCTTGTCCTATAGAAGGTTTTGAGAAAGAGAATCTTGAAAAAGTATTAGGTCTTGATACGAGTAAGTACCAAGTATCAGTAGTCCTTCCTTTTGGATACAGAATTAATGAACAAAGTTCTCAATTAAGACTTAGCTCTAGTGAAGTTGTTGAAATAATTAAATAA
- a CDS encoding NAD(P)H-dependent oxidoreductase, with protein MKKVLIINGHQRYEGIAEGKLTKILIDAALDVFNEKDFEVQHSVVESNYDVKEELEKFAWAEYILFQYPVYWMGVPWLTKKYIDEIFSGGYGNVTYVNDGRSSKDSSKKYGSGGLLQGKKYMLSFTYNCPSSEFSNKEGFFDGLSLDEANIATHKTFQFCGMNALKSYAMHDIFKSDLDVKSELKVFKELLSKNFS; from the coding sequence ATGAAAAAAGTACTGATTATAAATGGACATCAAAGATACGAAGGTATTGCGGAAGGAAAATTAACAAAAATATTAATTGATGCTGCGCTTGATGTTTTTAATGAAAAAGACTTTGAGGTGCAACACAGTGTAGTTGAAAGCAATTATGATGTAAAAGAAGAATTGGAAAAATTTGCCTGGGCGGAGTATATTTTATTTCAATATCCCGTATATTGGATGGGTGTACCTTGGCTTACAAAAAAATACATTGATGAAATTTTTTCAGGGGGTTATGGAAATGTTACTTATGTTAATGATGGAAGAAGCTCAAAAGACAGCAGCAAAAAATATGGAAGTGGAGGTTTATTACAAGGTAAAAAATACATGTTAAGTTTTACTTATAATTGTCCTTCAAGTGAATTTTCAAATAAAGAGGGTTTTTTTGATGGATTATCCTTAGATGAAGCCAATATCGCGACTCATAAAACGTTTCAGTTTTGTGGAATGAACGCATTAAAAAGTTATGCGATGCATGATATTTTTAAAAGTGATTTAGATGTAAAAAGTGAGCTCAAAGTATTTAAAGAACTTTTATCAAAGAATTTTTCTTAG
- a CDS encoding helix-turn-helix transcriptional regulator, with translation MYIINNKEFNCAINVTLDIFNDRWKLSIIYHLLDSNKRFKELNEEICEITQKTLTVKLKELEEKNIINRKVFAQVPPKVVYSLTPSGKRLKTVVNEMYNWGLGYVQEHGEITPDSCDMEK, from the coding sequence ATGTATATTATTAATAATAAAGAGTTCAACTGTGCTATTAACGTAACCCTAGACATATTTAATGACAGATGGAAATTGTCTATTATCTATCATTTGTTAGACAGCAATAAAAGGTTTAAAGAACTGAATGAAGAAATTTGTGAGATAACACAAAAAACACTTACTGTAAAATTAAAAGAATTAGAAGAAAAGAATATCATAAACAGAAAAGTTTTTGCTCAAGTTCCTCCAAAAGTAGTATATTCATTAACTCCTAGTGGAAAAAGATTAAAAACAGTAGTAAATGAAATGTACAACTGGGGTCTTGGTTATGTACAAGAGCATGGAGAAATAACTCCAGACTCTTGTGATATGGAAAAGTAA
- the thiD gene encoding bifunctional hydroxymethylpyrimidine kinase/phosphomethylpyrimidine kinase produces the protein MLRYKTLQIISGSDSSGGAGMQADIKTATSLGVYSLSALTALTAQNTCGVSEILDIDEKFVKAQLDTNYEDIKCDAVKIGMLHKKSLIKEIKDFLLKNKIQNIVLDPVMVSTSGAVLLEEDAILSLKNDLFPLADIITPNLHEARLLFEKDINTKEDAQNACLYLGTFGCKYVLIKALEYEEGFSIDCLYSVETKEFTYFKNKKIDTLNTHGTGCSLSSAIASYLALGFKIEEACQKANTYVNEAITSGSKYKIGKNTGPINHMYKIMKD, from the coding sequence ATGTTAAGATATAAAACCCTTCAAATCATCTCTGGATCTGATTCCAGTGGTGGGGCAGGGATGCAAGCAGATATAAAAACAGCTACATCTTTAGGCGTTTATTCTTTAAGTGCTTTAACAGCCCTTACCGCCCAAAATACCTGTGGGGTAAGTGAAATCCTAGATATTGATGAAAAGTTTGTTAAAGCCCAATTAGATACAAATTATGAAGATATCAAATGTGATGCTGTAAAAATTGGAATGCTTCATAAAAAAAGCTTAATAAAAGAAATAAAAGATTTTTTGCTTAAAAATAAAATACAAAATATAGTGCTTGATCCTGTTATGGTTTCAACCTCTGGAGCTGTTTTACTTGAAGAAGATGCTATTTTATCTTTGAAAAATGACTTATTTCCTTTAGCAGATATTATAACTCCCAATTTACATGAAGCAAGATTGTTGTTTGAAAAAGATATAAATACAAAAGAAGATGCTCAAAATGCCTGTTTATATCTTGGGACTTTTGGCTGTAAATATGTTTTAATTAAAGCTTTAGAGTATGAAGAAGGTTTTAGTATCGATTGTTTATATAGTGTAGAAACAAAAGAATTTACGTACTTTAAAAATAAAAAGATAGATACGTTAAACACTCATGGAACTGGTTGTTCCTTATCTTCTGCTATTGCTTCTTATTTGGCACTTGGTTTCAAAATAGAAGAAGCTTGTCAAAAAGCCAATACTTATGTTAATGAAGCTATTACTTCGGGTTCTAAGTATAAGATTGGGAAAAATACTGGCCCTATTAATCACATGTATAAGATTATGAAAGACTAG
- the dapE gene encoding succinyl-diaminopimelate desuccinylase, translating to MTVIELFQKLLRFKSLTPIDDGAFDFIEEYLGNTWTCINIDTQDTKNRFYYKKFNDSAQHLCFAGHIDVVPLGEGWSVDPFAADINDGIIIARGAQDMKSGVAAYLYACKHAQNFNGTLSILMTSDEEGPGTFGTIKALEYLKSIDFIPTYAVVAEPTCELTFGDAIKVGRRGSINGYLHIQGKQGHAAYPEKTINPIHQLSTTLSNIAGYNFDEGDEYFSPSQLIITDIRAGMQVTNVTPDTLDLMFNVRNSTNTKQEDIKKFIHKQFKHTNYTLELTQGSYPFVTNKESKVVKVMEDSIKDILNITTKHSTAGGTSDARYFGSFGIEAIEFGVINDTIHSINERTSVKEVKALAEVFSSLIKNFD from the coding sequence ATGACAGTAATAGAACTTTTTCAAAAATTATTAAGATTTAAATCATTAACACCCATAGATGATGGTGCTTTTGATTTTATTGAAGAGTATTTAGGAAATACTTGGACCTGTATTAATATAGATACGCAAGATACTAAAAACAGATTTTATTACAAAAAATTTAACGACAGTGCTCAACATTTATGTTTTGCAGGTCATATTGATGTTGTTCCTTTAGGGGAAGGTTGGAGTGTTGATCCTTTTGCAGCTGATATTAATGATGGTATTATAATTGCACGTGGGGCTCAAGATATGAAAAGTGGCGTAGCTGCATATTTATATGCGTGTAAACATGCACAGAACTTTAATGGTACTTTATCTATTCTTATGACTTCTGATGAAGAAGGTCCTGGTACTTTTGGGACGATTAAAGCCTTGGAGTATTTAAAAAGTATTGATTTTATTCCTACTTATGCAGTTGTTGCAGAACCTACTTGCGAGCTAACATTTGGTGATGCTATTAAAGTGGGCAGACGTGGAAGTATTAATGGGTATTTGCATATTCAAGGAAAACAAGGTCATGCTGCTTATCCTGAAAAAACAATTAATCCCATTCATCAGCTCTCAACTACCTTATCAAATATTGCAGGATATAATTTTGATGAAGGAGATGAATATTTTTCACCCTCACAACTTATTATTACAGATATACGAGCTGGAATGCAAGTTACTAATGTAACACCTGATACACTTGATTTAATGTTTAATGTAAGAAATTCTACGAATACCAAACAAGAAGATATTAAAAAATTTATTCATAAACAATTTAAACATACCAATTATACGCTTGAATTAACACAAGGTTCTTATCCTTTTGTAACAAATAAAGAATCAAAAGTAGTAAAAGTAATGGAAGATTCCATCAAAGATATTTTAAATATTACAACTAAACACTCAACAGCAGGTGGTACTTCTGATGCCAGATACTTTGGAAGTTTTGGTATTGAAGCCATAGAATTTGGTGTGATTAATGATACAATTCATTCAATAAATGAAAGAACAAGCGTGAAAGAAGTTAAAGCTTTAGCGGAAGTTTTTTCTTCTTTAATCAAAAATTTTGATTAG